One segment of Sulfobacillus thermosulfidooxidans DSM 9293 DNA contains the following:
- the spoIVA gene encoding stage IV sporulation protein A, translating to MEKFDLFKDLAERTGGDVYIGVVGPVRTGKSTFIKRFMERMILPAIEDLNDRERAQDSLPQSGTGKTIMTTEPKFIPDEAVEIQLTDAIAFRARLVDCVGYAVPGALGYLEEDGARMVMTPWADEAMPFEEAAEIGTRKVIQDHSTIGLVVTTDGSFGDLPRDAYLDAEERVISELKELGKPFVVLLNSSQPASEEVVTLALELQEHYDVPVIPVNCQELQQEDIVHILEQVLYEFPVTDISFQLTDWVEALMTSHWLRKQIDTALDEAKAAITRLRDVDPAVNNLKSYDYLDDVRLVHMDLGTGIAEIFVGVQGDLFFRVLGELADRHVATYGDIMKLWREYVVAKAEWDKVEEAVHEVRATGYGMVAPSLTELNLAEPEPIRRGAQFGVKLKATAPSIHMIRADIETEITPIIGTERQADELVQYLMEQFEDDPVKLWETNLFGKSLHDLVRESIQSKLFKMPENAQEKLQETLQRIINEGSGGLICIII from the coding sequence ATGGAAAAGTTTGATCTGTTTAAGGATTTGGCCGAACGAACCGGCGGCGATGTGTATATTGGCGTCGTGGGACCGGTCCGCACCGGCAAATCAACATTCATTAAACGTTTCATGGAACGTATGATCTTACCAGCTATTGAAGACCTCAATGACCGGGAACGGGCTCAAGATTCGCTGCCCCAAAGTGGTACCGGAAAGACCATCATGACCACAGAACCCAAATTTATCCCCGACGAGGCAGTGGAAATTCAACTCACCGATGCCATTGCGTTTCGGGCTAGACTCGTGGATTGTGTCGGCTATGCTGTGCCCGGAGCCTTGGGTTATTTAGAAGAAGACGGTGCACGCATGGTGATGACGCCTTGGGCCGATGAAGCCATGCCGTTTGAGGAAGCTGCGGAAATTGGCACGCGTAAGGTCATCCAGGACCACTCTACCATTGGTCTGGTTGTCACAACGGATGGGAGCTTTGGCGACTTACCCCGGGATGCGTATTTAGACGCAGAAGAGCGTGTTATTAGTGAGCTCAAAGAATTGGGTAAGCCATTTGTGGTCTTGTTAAATTCTTCGCAACCTGCTTCAGAAGAGGTCGTGACTCTTGCTTTAGAACTCCAAGAACACTACGATGTCCCGGTGATTCCTGTTAATTGTCAGGAGCTTCAGCAAGAGGACATTGTCCATATTCTCGAGCAAGTTCTGTATGAATTTCCAGTGACTGATATCAGTTTCCAATTAACGGACTGGGTCGAAGCGTTAATGACGTCTCACTGGTTACGTAAACAAATCGACACGGCTCTGGACGAAGCCAAAGCAGCCATTACCCGCCTTCGGGACGTCGATCCGGCCGTGAACAACCTGAAGAGCTATGACTATCTGGATGACGTTCGCCTGGTGCATATGGATTTGGGAACAGGCATCGCAGAAATTTTTGTCGGGGTCCAAGGCGATTTATTCTTCCGGGTTCTCGGGGAATTAGCCGATCGCCATGTTGCCACATACGGAGACATCATGAAATTGTGGCGGGAATATGTCGTGGCCAAAGCGGAATGGGACAAAGTGGAAGAAGCGGTGCATGAGGTCCGAGCAACGGGTTACGGGATGGTAGCGCCTAGCCTAACCGAATTGAATTTAGCGGAACCGGAGCCCATTCGGCGTGGAGCGCAATTTGGTGTCAAACTTAAGGCGACGGCACCCTCTATTCACATGATTCGGGCCGATATTGAAACAGAGATTACGCCAATTATTGGGACGGAACGACAGGCGGATGAATTGGTCCAATATCTGATGGAGCAATTCGAAGACGATCCGGTAAAATTATGGGAAACGAACTTATTCGGCAAATCTTTACATGATTTGGTCCGAGAAAGCATTCAATCTAAGTTATTTAAGATGCCAGAAAATGCCCAGGAAAAATTACAGGAAACACTTCAGCGAATTATCAATGAAGGTTCGGGAGGACTTATCTGCATTATTATCTGA
- a CDS encoding magnesium transporter CorA family protein, producing MGIQETTFKDSNPPIRWVHMNSPSHQELDIQLRTLNISLPPIGEGHTRAAFDRYPHFFYLRLFKLNPTGLETDELEIAAVHFVVTPQVMLSWSSDFTVAQDFQETRKKLLLHPQLIQSSNHLAFYVADDLLEMAFPFFDYFNDKVAHIEHETLHDNDDTQIKEEIFRLKRIIMRVRRILGSERDVAYQLARYWSGEPSMDTIYAFELYDHVIRLSDSADTYREMMDTVLDIYLSSVSNRLNEIVKTLTIVTALFMPASVIAALYGMNFDHIPGAGNPWGFHLVIGSVVLISIILLWIFKRRKWI from the coding sequence ATGGGGATTCAAGAAACCACATTTAAGGATAGTAATCCTCCAATCCGTTGGGTCCATATGAATTCACCATCTCATCAAGAATTAGACATCCAGCTAAGAACTCTTAATATATCCCTGCCCCCTATCGGTGAGGGCCATACTCGAGCTGCGTTTGACCGCTACCCCCATTTCTTCTATTTACGTTTATTCAAATTGAATCCAACGGGATTGGAAACTGATGAGCTCGAGATTGCTGCTGTCCATTTTGTTGTGACGCCTCAGGTGATGTTATCATGGTCGTCGGATTTTACCGTGGCGCAAGATTTTCAAGAAACCCGCAAAAAGCTGCTATTACATCCCCAACTTATCCAGTCTTCGAATCATTTGGCATTTTATGTCGCTGACGATCTGCTTGAAATGGCATTTCCATTTTTTGATTATTTTAACGATAAGGTTGCGCATATTGAACATGAGACATTGCATGACAATGACGATACGCAGATAAAAGAAGAAATTTTTCGTTTGAAACGCATTATTATGCGGGTTCGTAGAATTCTTGGTTCGGAACGTGATGTTGCTTACCAGCTTGCCCGTTATTGGAGTGGTGAGCCCAGTATGGATACCATTTACGCCTTTGAACTGTACGACCATGTCATTCGTCTCTCCGATTCGGCCGATACATACCGTGAAATGATGGATACCGTGCTTGATATCTATCTTTCGAGCGTTTCCAATCGCCTCAATGAAATTGTTAAGACCCTTACCATTGTGACAGCATTGTTCATGCCCGCATCCGTGATTGCTGCGTTATATGGCATGAACTTTGATCACATACCGGGAGCCGGTAATCCATGGGGATTTCATTTAGTAATCGGCAGTGTTGTGCTAATTTCAATTATTCTGTTATGGATATTTAAAAGAAGAAAATGGATATAA
- a CDS encoding ABC transporter substrate-binding protein codes for MTDHSMPMRKRIQQWMGLLSGLMVLTGCGTKVSLPHPRIFNRPQIVLGFPRFGLNPFQSAGQPHDWIMSVMYDSLVKIRPNGNIAPDIADKWQIKNHYTVYIFHLNPHAKWWNGRPISVHDVAWSYELYANPKAPIPASQSLASLIRNVHIINASTIEIQLRYPDPSFLADVAGAGSGHWILPAFMVHNVRISKIASSPVFNKIPDMMGSGPYRPVMAYHGGIKWIANPHYFLGAPKTHALITTWDNSPTPDINWTSQTIEGQPRVLYYQGPEYYMLLYNMQDVPSALAKALPGLINRIALARAEAEPFVPAYEPLVPGSPYHVSPPQINPHTILMQAGYQEIHGEWSLPHHPPLSLTVLTGNSPSAMLLGIAIHHQLALSGIANHVVTTADLPSLLTHHAFMVALIERRAYPYPLLAEEYAPMSPLNYGEYRNFKFQHSLKHILNAPNLTASTQNALGVLLQSPPGVFLLWRQHQVFVNTEVQGFEINVFDPLSGIRHWRVHQQKTP; via the coding sequence ATGACAGATCATTCTATGCCTATGCGGAAAAGAATACAGCAGTGGATGGGACTTTTAAGCGGCCTGATGGTGTTAACCGGATGCGGGACGAAAGTCAGTCTACCCCATCCGAGAATCTTTAATCGCCCTCAAATTGTCTTGGGATTCCCCCGGTTTGGACTGAATCCTTTCCAAAGTGCTGGACAACCACATGATTGGATTATGAGCGTCATGTATGACAGTTTGGTCAAAATTCGGCCCAACGGTAACATTGCTCCTGACATTGCCGATAAATGGCAAATTAAAAACCATTATACCGTTTACATTTTTCATTTGAATCCCCATGCCAAGTGGTGGAACGGGCGGCCTATCAGCGTTCACGATGTGGCCTGGTCTTATGAGCTCTACGCCAATCCTAAAGCTCCCATTCCCGCTTCCCAATCCCTGGCCTCGCTTATTCGCAATGTACACATTATTAATGCGAGCACCATTGAAATCCAATTAAGATATCCTGACCCCAGCTTTTTGGCAGACGTTGCCGGTGCCGGGAGCGGGCACTGGATCTTACCGGCGTTCATGGTACACAATGTCCGTATTAGCAAAATAGCTTCGTCGCCTGTTTTTAATAAAATCCCTGATATGATGGGTTCAGGACCATATCGGCCGGTAATGGCCTATCATGGAGGCATCAAATGGATTGCCAATCCTCATTATTTTTTAGGTGCACCTAAGACGCATGCATTAATCACGACGTGGGATAATTCGCCAACACCCGATATTAATTGGACGTCACAAACAATTGAAGGACAACCTCGTGTTTTGTACTATCAGGGACCCGAGTATTACATGTTACTTTACAACATGCAAGATGTGCCTTCAGCATTAGCCAAAGCACTCCCAGGACTCATCAATCGGATCGCCTTAGCGCGTGCTGAAGCAGAGCCATTTGTTCCGGCGTATGAACCCCTTGTGCCCGGAAGCCCTTATCATGTATCACCACCTCAAATCAATCCGCATACAATCCTCATGCAGGCCGGATATCAAGAGATTCACGGTGAATGGAGTCTTCCCCATCATCCGCCCCTGTCACTCACGGTGTTAACCGGTAATAGTCCAAGTGCCATGTTATTAGGCATCGCCATTCACCACCAATTGGCGCTAAGTGGCATTGCCAATCACGTGGTCACCACCGCAGATCTTCCTTCACTTCTAACCCATCACGCCTTTATGGTTGCCTTGATTGAACGACGGGCTTACCCCTACCCTCTTCTAGCCGAGGAATACGCTCCTATGAGTCCGCTCAATTATGGAGAATACCGTAACTTTAAGTTTCAGCACTCCTTAAAACATATCCTAAATGCGCCCAATTTGACGGCGTCAACCCAAAATGCCTTAGGCGTCCTATTACAATCTCCCCCTGGAGTCTTTTTGTTATGGCGCCAACATCAAGTCTTTGTGAATACAGAAGTCCAAGGATTTGAGATTAATGTTTTTGACCCATTATCTGGCATCCGTCACTGGAGGGTTCATCAACAAAAGACGCCATAA
- a CDS encoding threonyl-tRNA synthetase editing domain-containing protein yields MKALYFYTQAFSALPALPAIRSASENPRAISVKYATVIYLALEQGDTDQSVSGCLLDFIRERRRNGLPVVIHSFNHLSDCPMPLNPAKKLYERLPQQLVATGIEHILSTTFGWIYEISMTDVGERGSKGRILCAQIAERPSR; encoded by the coding sequence GTGAAGGCGTTATACTTTTACACCCAAGCGTTTTCGGCCCTACCTGCCCTACCCGCGATCCGTAGTGCAAGTGAAAACCCCCGCGCTATCTCTGTGAAATATGCAACGGTCATCTACTTGGCCTTGGAACAAGGAGATACGGATCAGAGTGTGAGTGGGTGTTTGCTCGATTTTATCAGGGAGCGTCGGCGTAATGGCTTGCCCGTGGTGATTCATTCGTTCAACCATTTGTCCGATTGTCCCATGCCGCTAAATCCAGCTAAAAAACTGTATGAACGGTTGCCGCAACAACTTGTTGCTACTGGCATCGAACATATCTTGTCTACGACATTTGGCTGGATTTATGAAATCAGCATGACGGATGTCGGAGAGAGAGGCAGTAAAGGACGCATTCTTTGTGCACAGATAGCAGAACGCCCAAGCAGATAA
- a CDS encoding ABC transporter permease gives MLVYIIRRLIQSIPALIGIAIFSFILLHIVPGGPAQTLLGPHQTPQRIAAINRALGLNKPLYVQFWIWFVNLLHGNFGYSYSFNQPVLTVIGQYLPHTIAIVVVAIMISHLIAIILGTIQGYFRNRWFDHVITTITFFFWSMPVFWLAIMVVLVFSIYLGWFPSGGINFTNGGPAGFVGYVDHATLPILVLVLATVASWARFMRSSMIDSMLQDYIRTARSKGLSELAVVFKHALRNSLLPIITLFGLSIPSLFGGALVVELVFNYPGMGLLFWNAANERDYPILLGIIMIIGLLTVVGNLLADILYSLVDPRISYK, from the coding sequence ATGTTGGTCTATATTATTCGCCGGTTAATTCAATCCATTCCTGCATTAATTGGGATTGCTATTTTTAGCTTTATTCTCTTGCATATTGTTCCAGGAGGCCCAGCCCAAACTTTGTTGGGCCCACACCAAACGCCTCAGCGGATTGCCGCCATTAACCGCGCTCTCGGACTGAACAAACCCCTATACGTTCAGTTCTGGATATGGTTTGTCAATTTACTGCATGGCAACTTCGGCTATTCCTATAGTTTCAACCAACCCGTGCTGACAGTAATCGGCCAATATCTACCGCATACTATTGCGATTGTGGTGGTTGCTATTATGATCTCTCACCTCATCGCGATTATTCTTGGGACGATTCAAGGATATTTTCGCAACCGCTGGTTTGATCATGTGATTACAACGATCACCTTTTTCTTCTGGTCTATGCCCGTATTCTGGCTGGCGATTATGGTGGTGTTAGTGTTTTCGATTTACCTCGGATGGTTTCCTTCCGGAGGCATTAATTTTACGAACGGGGGACCGGCAGGTTTCGTTGGCTATGTTGACCATGCCACGTTACCTATCCTCGTTTTGGTGCTAGCGACAGTCGCATCATGGGCGCGATTTATGCGTTCCTCTATGATCGATTCGATGTTACAAGATTATATCCGTACGGCGCGGTCCAAAGGGCTGTCCGAACTGGCTGTCGTTTTTAAACATGCATTGAGAAACTCGTTACTACCGATTATTACACTGTTTGGCCTGTCTATCCCGAGCCTGTTTGGGGGAGCGTTAGTGGTAGAATTAGTGTTCAACTATCCGGGGATGGGCCTTTTGTTTTGGAACGCGGCCAATGAGCGGGATTATCCCATTCTGTTGGGAATTATCATGATTATTGGGCTTCTCACTGTAGTCGGCAATCTCTTAGCGGATATTCTATATAGTTTGGTTGATCCGCGTATTAGTTACAAGTGA
- a CDS encoding peptide ABC transporter substrate-binding protein produces the protein MKRNTSKKITLASALAVTASLALAGCGSTPTTTSQGQPASLKPQSGGTIVMALPADSNVTWYFPLMDGPSDSVYNAWVQSLMYKSLFTVGPTGSIDYSRSIAESIKPNAAGTQYVVTMNPKYHWSNGHPVTAQDVVFTWDLIKAASASNAPAPWPYVGAGTGDIPSGVKSVVANGPYQFTVTLNQPANQEWFIYNGLGQFTPLPKSVFDKYPTNMTQELNYLAKVATEPTSSVYQVVDGPFKLSQAVSSQKWVFVPNPSYDGHKAYVSKLIFQYETSGDAEFAALKTGQIQVGYLPNSLWGSRAALYNNYNLSVQNSLAYGDVLVNMNHGNSQASLNAPNGVGDIFKNLYVRQAMQMGINQQAINDAAFHGNAVDEVGIIPPKPKTIFFDPSLKTIYPYNPAQGKKLLEEHGWHEVNGVMTKNGQQMKFQMVYSSGSQSFVQEATLLQQGWAKEGIDVSLKAEPFSTIIGLTNNQWDIMDYGGIAWGGSYPTGGGLFGKPGQGLDNQGYYNPEMVKLIALTHKPYPTQQQSLQALYNFQAFVAKDLPVLFVPWPPSYTEVAKNVHNVVKYANPFTGGISPNYWWVSK, from the coding sequence TTGAAGCGGAATACGTCGAAGAAAATCACACTCGCGTCAGCCTTGGCTGTGACCGCGAGTTTAGCTCTTGCAGGATGCGGCAGTACACCGACAACGACAAGTCAAGGGCAACCCGCATCGTTAAAGCCGCAATCAGGCGGCACGATTGTGATGGCTTTGCCAGCGGATAGTAATGTGACCTGGTATTTTCCTCTTATGGATGGTCCATCAGACAGTGTTTATAATGCATGGGTTCAGAGTTTAATGTATAAAAGTTTGTTTACTGTTGGTCCCACGGGATCTATAGATTATAGCCGCTCTATAGCGGAAAGTATTAAACCCAATGCTGCCGGTACGCAGTATGTGGTGACGATGAATCCAAAATACCACTGGTCAAATGGACATCCGGTCACGGCACAAGACGTGGTCTTTACATGGGATTTGATTAAGGCCGCGTCAGCGTCGAACGCGCCGGCCCCATGGCCTTATGTTGGTGCGGGGACTGGTGACATTCCCTCGGGTGTAAAGAGTGTGGTTGCTAACGGTCCGTATCAATTTACTGTGACGCTCAATCAACCCGCTAACCAAGAGTGGTTTATTTACAATGGTTTGGGGCAATTTACGCCATTACCCAAATCAGTCTTTGATAAATACCCAACCAATATGACCCAAGAATTAAATTATCTGGCTAAAGTTGCGACCGAACCCACGTCTAGTGTCTATCAGGTCGTTGATGGGCCATTTAAGTTGAGTCAAGCGGTGTCCAGCCAAAAATGGGTTTTTGTGCCCAATCCTTCATACGATGGTCATAAAGCCTATGTCTCGAAATTGATCTTCCAGTACGAAACCAGTGGCGATGCGGAATTTGCCGCACTCAAGACCGGTCAAATTCAAGTCGGATATTTGCCCAACTCGTTATGGGGATCACGGGCAGCGTTATATAACAACTATAACTTGTCAGTTCAAAATAGTTTGGCCTATGGTGATGTTCTCGTCAATATGAACCATGGCAACTCCCAAGCGAGCCTCAATGCCCCTAATGGAGTTGGGGATATCTTTAAGAACCTGTACGTGCGTCAAGCCATGCAGATGGGCATCAACCAACAGGCCATAAATGATGCGGCATTTCATGGGAATGCGGTCGACGAGGTCGGCATTATTCCTCCCAAGCCGAAGACCATATTCTTTGACCCGTCATTGAAGACTATTTATCCCTACAATCCTGCTCAAGGAAAGAAACTTTTGGAAGAGCATGGATGGCATGAAGTCAACGGCGTGATGACCAAAAACGGCCAACAAATGAAGTTCCAGATGGTGTATTCTAGCGGGTCGCAATCATTCGTTCAAGAAGCGACGTTATTACAACAGGGATGGGCTAAAGAGGGCATTGATGTATCTTTGAAGGCCGAACCCTTTAGTACCATTATTGGTCTGACGAATAACCAGTGGGATATTATGGATTACGGCGGGATTGCCTGGGGCGGATCGTATCCGACAGGTGGCGGGCTCTTTGGTAAACCCGGCCAAGGGCTTGATAACCAGGGATATTACAATCCCGAAATGGTCAAGTTGATCGCCCTAACGCATAAACCCTACCCCACACAGCAACAATCGTTGCAGGCGTTGTATAACTTCCAAGCGTTTGTGGCGAAAGATCTGCCGGTATTATTTGTTCCTTGGCCTCCTTCTTATACGGAAGTGGCGAAGAATGTTCATAACGTTGTCAAATATGCTAATCCGTTCACCGGAGGCATCTCGCCGAACTATTGGTGGGTATCGAAATAA
- a CDS encoding ABC transporter permease, translated as MVSQTPNSLTLEEQTVYEEKPLRSRTWRAFWRHPLGLAGVIGLTSIVLFCFVGPLIYPASAYATHINALMSPPSAQFPLGTDDLGRNYLARLMLGGQVSLIVGFAAAIASMIIGVGYGLISGLAGGVVDAIMMRIIDVLLTIPTLFVLLFLDAVFQPNALLLTIILAITSWFGVTRIVRSEVLSLKQRDYVEASRAFGASNWHIMLHELLPNVMGTVMVATIFQIAGSIISIATLSFLGLGLPAPAPNWGEMLSTSMNYMFQNAWWLIYPPGIALLWTLLSINFISEALQSALDTRL; from the coding sequence ATGGTTTCACAGACACCAAATTCGTTGACACTTGAAGAGCAGACCGTGTACGAGGAGAAACCATTACGGTCTCGAACCTGGCGGGCCTTTTGGCGCCATCCCTTAGGACTTGCAGGCGTCATTGGCTTGACCTCGATTGTGCTATTTTGTTTTGTTGGACCTCTTATCTATCCTGCAAGTGCCTATGCCACCCATATCAACGCATTAATGTCGCCCCCGAGTGCCCAGTTCCCGTTAGGAACGGATGATCTGGGACGCAATTATTTAGCCCGTCTCATGCTGGGAGGGCAAGTGTCTTTAATTGTAGGATTTGCGGCAGCTATTGCCTCAATGATTATTGGTGTCGGATATGGACTGATTAGTGGGCTTGCTGGTGGTGTCGTCGATGCCATTATGATGCGGATTATTGATGTATTGCTGACCATTCCCACCTTATTTGTCTTGTTGTTTTTAGATGCCGTGTTTCAACCCAATGCTCTATTGCTTACCATTATTCTTGCCATCACGTCATGGTTTGGTGTGACCCGTATTGTTCGTTCTGAAGTTCTTTCTCTCAAGCAACGGGATTATGTGGAGGCGTCGCGAGCGTTTGGTGCAAGTAATTGGCATATTATGTTGCACGAGTTGTTGCCCAACGTGATGGGAACGGTTATGGTCGCGACGATTTTTCAAATTGCGGGCTCCATTATTTCCATTGCGACGTTGAGCTTTCTGGGACTGGGCTTACCTGCTCCAGCACCAAACTGGGGCGAAATGCTGTCGACCTCGATGAACTACATGTTTCAAAATGCATGGTGGTTGATTTATCCTCCCGGTATTGCACTGTTGTGGACGTTGTTGTCCATTAACTTTATTTCGGAAGCGTTGCAAAGCGCTCTTGACACTCGCTTATAA
- a CDS encoding ABC transporter permease has translation MLKYIFRRVLQAIPSLLGITIIGFFLVHIVPGGPAQAMLGPRATPARIAQVDQEFGLNKPLPVQYIQWLGQLLHGNLGTSYFYNETVWHLIAVNMPRTLSIVGLGVLIAHILSILLGSLQAYYHDTKFDYIMTALTYFFYSMPIFWLGIMIIMFFSITLNWFPSGGLSNPLNPNPGFSSWVAHTTLPVLTIVLTTVAGWGRYMRTAMSENLIQDYVRTARAKGIKESVVVLKHALRNSVLPLITLLGFALPNLFSGALLVEVIFNYPGMGLLFWDAANQRDYPVILGIVVITGFLTILGNLLADLLYGLVDPRIQYN, from the coding sequence ATGTTAAAATACATCTTTCGGCGCGTACTTCAGGCGATTCCCTCCCTTTTGGGTATTACGATAATTGGGTTTTTCTTGGTCCACATTGTTCCGGGAGGACCGGCACAAGCCATGCTGGGACCACGCGCGACCCCAGCTCGAATTGCTCAAGTGGACCAGGAATTTGGCCTTAATAAACCCTTACCTGTACAGTATATTCAATGGTTAGGGCAATTATTACACGGCAATCTGGGTACATCTTACTTTTATAATGAAACGGTGTGGCACTTAATCGCGGTAAATATGCCAAGAACGTTGTCCATCGTGGGTTTGGGTGTTTTGATTGCCCATATTCTGTCCATTCTTTTGGGCAGTTTACAGGCTTACTATCATGACACCAAGTTTGATTACATTATGACGGCGTTAACCTATTTCTTTTATTCGATGCCAATTTTTTGGTTGGGCATCATGATTATCATGTTTTTCTCAATCACGCTGAATTGGTTTCCCAGCGGAGGGCTCTCTAATCCCTTGAATCCCAATCCAGGATTTAGCTCATGGGTTGCCCATACAACATTACCGGTGCTTACAATTGTATTGACTACCGTCGCCGGTTGGGGCCGATACATGCGAACTGCTATGAGCGAGAATCTCATTCAGGATTATGTACGGACCGCACGGGCCAAAGGGATAAAGGAATCTGTTGTCGTCCTCAAACACGCTTTACGTAATTCGGTATTACCATTAATCACTTTGTTGGGATTTGCGCTGCCTAATCTTTTTTCGGGCGCGTTACTGGTCGAAGTGATTTTTAACTACCCGGGCATGGGCTTATTGTTCTGGGATGCGGCCAACCAACGAGACTATCCCGTTATCTTGGGAATTGTGGTTATTACAGGATTTTTAACCATTCTTGGAAATCTCTTGGCCGACTTACTTTATGGGCTCGTGGATCCGCGTATTCAATACAACTAA
- a CDS encoding ABC transporter permease produces MISPELELQDPLQGNQPVLERKRSASREWRAFWKNPLARFGVGGLLFLVLFTFAGPLFYHASAYQPNLLSTLQPPSAKYPLGTDSLGRDYLARMMLGGQLSLEVGFAAALMTTIIGVIYGLTAGLIGGAVDSLMMRLVDIFIAIPSLFLLLFVDSVFRPSAILLVIIIAVLSWFGVARLVRSEVLSLKRRDYVEAARALGATNWRIMIKHLLPNVMGVVIVNATFQVADAILTVAALSFLGLGLPPPTPNWGEMLSSSMSYMFQNAWWLIYPPGLAILLVELSVNFIGDALRQAFDPRLRKSS; encoded by the coding sequence ATGATTTCACCAGAACTCGAACTGCAAGATCCCCTTCAAGGGAATCAACCGGTACTGGAAAGAAAACGTAGTGCCTCTCGCGAATGGAGAGCATTTTGGAAAAATCCGCTTGCCCGTTTTGGCGTAGGTGGACTCCTTTTTCTTGTGCTGTTTACATTCGCTGGCCCTCTTTTTTATCATGCCAGTGCCTATCAACCCAATCTTCTCAGCACATTGCAGCCACCTAGCGCGAAATACCCGCTCGGCACGGATAGTTTGGGGCGGGATTACTTAGCGCGAATGATGCTGGGCGGACAATTGTCGCTAGAAGTTGGTTTTGCAGCAGCCTTAATGACAACCATTATTGGAGTCATTTACGGCTTAACGGCAGGTTTGATCGGCGGCGCCGTGGACTCGTTGATGATGCGTCTTGTCGATATTTTTATTGCGATTCCTAGTCTTTTCTTATTGCTCTTTGTAGATTCTGTATTTCGTCCGAGCGCTATTCTCCTCGTTATTATTATCGCTGTGTTGTCGTGGTTTGGCGTGGCACGTCTAGTGCGTTCTGAGGTGCTGTCCCTCAAACGACGCGATTATGTCGAAGCAGCTCGGGCTTTGGGAGCTACAAACTGGCGTATCATGATTAAACACTTATTGCCCAATGTCATGGGAGTTGTGATTGTGAACGCAACGTTCCAGGTCGCCGATGCGATTCTCACCGTGGCTGCCTTGAGTTTCTTGGGCCTGGGACTTCCCCCGCCAACGCCAAACTGGGGGGAAATGTTATCATCTAGCATGTCATACATGTTCCAAAATGCATGGTGGCTCATTTATCCTCCCGGATTGGCAATTCTCCTGGTCGAACTGTCAGTAAACTTTATTGGCGATGCATTACGGCAAGCATTTGATCCTCGCTTGCGGAAGTCCAGTTAG